The Solea senegalensis isolate Sse05_10M unplaced genomic scaffold, IFAPA_SoseM_1 scf7180000016157, whole genome shotgun sequence genome includes a window with the following:
- the LOC122762895 gene encoding putative ATP-dependent RNA helicase an3 isoform X4, protein MSHVVIDNQHGLDQQLAALDLNSADGQGGGTGRRYIPPHLRNKDASKNAGNAYSAGRQCGYSVAPVNLYAPGWDGGRSNGFVNGYHDNRTNGGFGGRGPPRNDRGFGTYENKDSNWGGGQPRDAAYSSFGGRTDRSKSAFFNDRGAGSRGRYERGGFGGGGGNSRWAEDAREDDWSKPTAPNERLERELFAGSNTGINFEKYDDIPVEATGNKCPPHIESFHDVEMGEIIMGNIDLSRYTRPTPVQKYAIPIIKAKRDLMACAQTGSGKTAAFLLPVLSQIYTEGPGDALQAAKGGGQDNGRYGRRKQYPISLVLAPTRELALQIYDEARKFAYRSHVRPCVVYGGADIGQQIRELERGCHLLVATPGRLVDMMERGKIGLEYCNYLVLDEADRMLDMGFEPQIRRIVEQDTMPPKGIRHTMMFSATFPKEIQILARDFLEDYIFLAVGRVGSTSENITQKVVWVEEPDKRSFLLDLLNATVIPTEVQDNVTEPPEKPGKDSLTLVFVETKKGADALEDFLYCEGYACTSIHGDRSQRDREEALHQFRSGRSPILVATAVAARGLDISNVKHVINFDLPSDIEEYVHRIGRTGRVGNLGLATSFFNDKNSNITKDLLDILGEAKQEVPSWLESLAYDHQHKSSGRGRSKRFSGGFGARDYRQTPGGAANFGGSRGGRSTGGHGGNRGFGGGGFGGNFYGNDGYGGNYSHSGSVDWWGN, encoded by the exons CAGGAAATGCTTATTCCGCTGGTAGACAGTGCGGTTATTCAGTGGCACCAGTAAATCTCT ACGCTCCAGGATGGGACGGCGGACGCAGCAACGGATTTGTGAACGGTTACCACGACAACCGCACAAACGGGGGCTTCGGAGGGCGAGGACCCCCTCGCAACGATAGAG GATTCGGCACCTACGAAAACAAAGACAGCAACTGGGGAGGAGGGCAGCCGCGGGACGCCGCCTACAGCAGCTTTGGAGGCCGGACTGATCGCTCCAAGTCCGCCTTCTTCAACGACCGTGGGGCCGGCTCAAGAGGAAG ATACGAGCGCGGCGGCTTCGGTGGCGGTGGAGGAAACAGCCGCTGGGCGGAGGACGCCAGAGAAGACGATTGGTCCAAACCCACTGCTCCCAACGAACGCCTGGAGCG TGAACTCTTCGCTGGAAGCAACACTGGGATCAACTTTGAGAAGTACGATGATATTCCCGTGGAGGCCACTGGGAACAAATGCCCACCCCACATCGAGAGT TTCCATGACGTGGAAATGGGGGAGATCATCATGGGGAACATCGATCTGAGCCGCTACACTCGTCCCACTCCAGTCCAGAAGTACGCTATCCCCATCATCAAGGCCAAGAGGGACCTGATGGCCTGTGCCCAGACTG GCTCTGGTAAGACGGCTGCCTTCTTGCTGCCCGTGCTGAGTCAGATCTACACTGAGGGTCCAGGAGACGCTCTGCAGGCTGCCAAAGGCGGTGGACAG gacaATGGAAGGTACGGCCGTCGTAAGCAGTACCCGATCTCCCTGGTGTTGGCCCCCACCAGAGAACTGGCCCTGCAGATCTATGACGAGGCGAGGAAG TTTGCCTATCGCTCACACGTGCGTCCCTGTGTGGTGTACGGCGGCGCTGACATTGGTCAGCAGATCAGGGAACTGGAGAGaggctgccacctgctggtagcCACACCCGGCCGTCTGGTGGATATGATGGAGAGGGGAAAGATCGGCCTGGAATATTGCAA CTACCTGGTCCTGGATGAGGCTGACCGCATGTTGGACATGGGTTTTGAGCCTCAGATCAGACGCATCGTGGAGCAGGACACGATGCCACCCAAAGGCATTCGTCACACCATGATGTTCAGTGCCACCTTCCCCAAGGAGATCCAG ATCCTGGCTCGTGATTTCCTGGAGGACTACATTTTCCTGGCTGTGGGTCGCGTTGGTTCTACCTCAGAAAACATCACCCAGAAGGTGGTGTGGGTGGAGGAGCCGGACAAGAGGTCCTTCCTCCTGGACCTGCTCAACGCCACAG TTATTCCCACTGAGGTTCAGGACAATGTGACAGAGCCCCCAGAGAAGCCGG GTAAAGACTCGCTGACGCTGGTGTTTGTGGAAACCAAGAAAGGCGCTGACGCCCTGGAGGACTTCCTGTACTGCGAAGGCTACGCCTGCACCAGCATCCACGGGGACAGATCCCAGAGAGACCGAGAGGAGGCGCTGCATCAGTTCCGCTCCGGACGCAGCCCCATCTTAGTGGCCACAGCC GTGGCTGCTCGAGGTCTGGACATCTCCAACGTGAAGCACGTCATAAACTTTGACTTGCCCAGTGACATTGAGGAGTACGTTCACCGTATTGGCCGTACGGGACGTGTGGGCAACCTCG GTCTGGCCACGTCGTTCTTTAAcgacaaaaacagcaacataacCAAAGATTTGCTGGACATCCTCGGGGAGGCGAAGCAGGAGGTTCCCTCCTGGTTGGAGAGTCTCGCCTACGACCACCAGCACAAGAGCAGCGGCCGCGGACGCTCCAAGAG GTTCTCTGGTGGTTTCGGAGCTCGGGATTACCGTCAGACGCCCGGCGGCGCTGCAAACTTCGGTGGAAGCCGCGGAGGTCGTAGCACGGGAGGTCACGGAGGAAACCGCGGCTTCGGTGGAG GCGGCTTCGGCGGAAACTTCTACGGCAATGACGGCTACGGAGGAAACTACAGTCACTCTGGTAGTGTGGATTGGTGGGGCAACTAG
- the LOC122762895 gene encoding putative ATP-dependent RNA helicase Pl10 isoform X7: protein MSHVVIDNQHGLDQQLAALDLNSADGQGGGTGRRYIPPHLRNKDASKNAGNAYSAGRQCGYSVAPVNLFSPKQCPQPWQAECQQRQRNNFIPGWDDCKIGYPRLASQELAFYHAYSGGWRNRCDAPGWDGGRSNGFVNGYHDNRTNGGFGGRGPPRNDRGGRGAYRGNRGGGSFNQPLQNAGFGTYENKDSNWGGGQPRDAAYSSFGGRTDRSKSAFFNDRGAGSRGRYERGGFGGGGGNSRWAEDAREDDWSKPTAPNERLERELFAGSNTGINFEKYDDIPVEATGNKCPPHIESFHDVEMGEIIMGNIDLSRYTRPTPVQKYAIPIIKAKRDLMACAQTGSGKTAAFLLPVLSQIYTEGPGDALQAAKGGGQDNGRYGRRKQYPISLVLAPTRELALQIYDEARKFAYRSHVRPCVVYGGADIGQQIRELERGCHLLVATPGRLVDMMERGKIGLEYCNYLVLDEADRMLDMGFEPQIRRIVEQDTMPPKGIRHTMMFSATFPKEIQILARDFLEDYIFLAVGRVGSTSENITQKVVWVEEPDKRSFLLDLLNATGKDSLTLVFVETKKGADALEDFLYCEGYACTSIHGDRSQRDREEALHQFRSGRSPILVATAVAARGLDISNVKHVINFDLPSDIEEYVHRIGRTGRVGNLGLATSFFNDKNSNITKDLLDILGEAKQEVPSWLESLAYDHQHKSSGRGRSKRFSGGFGARDYRQTPGGAANFGGSRGGRSTGGHGGNRGFGGGGFGGNFYGNDGYGGNYSHSGSVDWWGN from the exons CAGGAAATGCTTATTCCGCTGGTAGACAGTGCGGTTATTCAGTGGCACCAGTAAATCTCT TTTCTCCTAAGCAGTGTCCACAGCCATGGCAAGCAGAGTGTcagcaaagacagagaaataacTTTATTCCAGGATGGGATGACTGTAAGATTG GTTACCCAAGACTGGCCTCTCAAGAGCTTGCCTTTTACCATGCCTACAGTGGGGGCTGGCGAAACAGATGTG ACGCTCCAGGATGGGACGGCGGACGCAGCAACGGATTTGTGAACGGTTACCACGACAACCGCACAAACGGGGGCTTCGGAGGGCGAGGACCCCCTCGCAACGATAGAGGTGGGCGTGGCGCCTACCGTGGTAACAGGGGTGGAGGCTCGTTTAATCAGCCATTACAGAACGCAG GATTCGGCACCTACGAAAACAAAGACAGCAACTGGGGAGGAGGGCAGCCGCGGGACGCCGCCTACAGCAGCTTTGGAGGCCGGACTGATCGCTCCAAGTCCGCCTTCTTCAACGACCGTGGGGCCGGCTCAAGAGGAAG ATACGAGCGCGGCGGCTTCGGTGGCGGTGGAGGAAACAGCCGCTGGGCGGAGGACGCCAGAGAAGACGATTGGTCCAAACCCACTGCTCCCAACGAACGCCTGGAGCG TGAACTCTTCGCTGGAAGCAACACTGGGATCAACTTTGAGAAGTACGATGATATTCCCGTGGAGGCCACTGGGAACAAATGCCCACCCCACATCGAGAGT TTCCATGACGTGGAAATGGGGGAGATCATCATGGGGAACATCGATCTGAGCCGCTACACTCGTCCCACTCCAGTCCAGAAGTACGCTATCCCCATCATCAAGGCCAAGAGGGACCTGATGGCCTGTGCCCAGACTG GCTCTGGTAAGACGGCTGCCTTCTTGCTGCCCGTGCTGAGTCAGATCTACACTGAGGGTCCAGGAGACGCTCTGCAGGCTGCCAAAGGCGGTGGACAG gacaATGGAAGGTACGGCCGTCGTAAGCAGTACCCGATCTCCCTGGTGTTGGCCCCCACCAGAGAACTGGCCCTGCAGATCTATGACGAGGCGAGGAAG TTTGCCTATCGCTCACACGTGCGTCCCTGTGTGGTGTACGGCGGCGCTGACATTGGTCAGCAGATCAGGGAACTGGAGAGaggctgccacctgctggtagcCACACCCGGCCGTCTGGTGGATATGATGGAGAGGGGAAAGATCGGCCTGGAATATTGCAA CTACCTGGTCCTGGATGAGGCTGACCGCATGTTGGACATGGGTTTTGAGCCTCAGATCAGACGCATCGTGGAGCAGGACACGATGCCACCCAAAGGCATTCGTCACACCATGATGTTCAGTGCCACCTTCCCCAAGGAGATCCAG ATCCTGGCTCGTGATTTCCTGGAGGACTACATTTTCCTGGCTGTGGGTCGCGTTGGTTCTACCTCAGAAAACATCACCCAGAAGGTGGTGTGGGTGGAGGAGCCGGACAAGAGGTCCTTCCTCCTGGACCTGCTCAACGCCACAG GTAAAGACTCGCTGACGCTGGTGTTTGTGGAAACCAAGAAAGGCGCTGACGCCCTGGAGGACTTCCTGTACTGCGAAGGCTACGCCTGCACCAGCATCCACGGGGACAGATCCCAGAGAGACCGAGAGGAGGCGCTGCATCAGTTCCGCTCCGGACGCAGCCCCATCTTAGTGGCCACAGCC GTGGCTGCTCGAGGTCTGGACATCTCCAACGTGAAGCACGTCATAAACTTTGACTTGCCCAGTGACATTGAGGAGTACGTTCACCGTATTGGCCGTACGGGACGTGTGGGCAACCTCG GTCTGGCCACGTCGTTCTTTAAcgacaaaaacagcaacataacCAAAGATTTGCTGGACATCCTCGGGGAGGCGAAGCAGGAGGTTCCCTCCTGGTTGGAGAGTCTCGCCTACGACCACCAGCACAAGAGCAGCGGCCGCGGACGCTCCAAGAG GTTCTCTGGTGGTTTCGGAGCTCGGGATTACCGTCAGACGCCCGGCGGCGCTGCAAACTTCGGTGGAAGCCGCGGAGGTCGTAGCACGGGAGGTCACGGAGGAAACCGCGGCTTCGGTGGAG GCGGCTTCGGCGGAAACTTCTACGGCAATGACGGCTACGGAGGAAACTACAGTCACTCTGGTAGTGTGGATTGGTGGGGCAACTAG
- the LOC122762895 gene encoding putative ATP-dependent RNA helicase an3 isoform X1 — translation MSHVVIDNQHGLDQQLAALDLNSADGQGGGTGRRYIPPHLRNKDASKNAGNAYSAGRQCGYSVAPVNLYAPGWDGGRSNGFVNGYHDNRTNGGFGGRGPPRNDRGGRGAYRGNRGGGSFNQPLQNAGFGTYENKDSNWGGGQPRDAAYSSFGGRTDRSKSAFFNDRGAGSRGRYERGGFGGGGGNSRWAEDAREDDWSKPTAPNERLERELFAGSNTGINFEKYDDIPVEATGNKCPPHIESFHDVEMGEIIMGNIDLSRYTRPTPVQKYAIPIIKAKRDLMACAQTGSGKTAAFLLPVLSQIYTEGPGDALQAAKGGGQDNGRYGRRKQYPISLVLAPTRELALQIYDEARKFAYRSHVRPCVVYGGADIGQQIRELERGCHLLVATPGRLVDMMERGKIGLEYCNYLVLDEADRMLDMGFEPQIRRIVEQDTMPPKGIRHTMMFSATFPKEIQILARDFLEDYIFLAVGRVGSTSENITQKVVWVEEPDKRSFLLDLLNATVIPTEVQDNVTEPPEKPGKDSLTLVFVETKKGADALEDFLYCEGYACTSIHGDRSQRDREEALHQFRSGRSPILVATAVAARGLDISNVKHVINFDLPSDIEEYVHRIGRTGRVGNLGLATSFFNDKNSNITKDLLDILGEAKQEVPSWLESLAYDHQHKSSGRGRSKRFSGGFGARDYRQTPGGAANFGGSRGGRSTGGHGGNRGFGGGGFGGNFYGNDGYGGNYSHSGSVDWWGN, via the exons CAGGAAATGCTTATTCCGCTGGTAGACAGTGCGGTTATTCAGTGGCACCAGTAAATCTCT ACGCTCCAGGATGGGACGGCGGACGCAGCAACGGATTTGTGAACGGTTACCACGACAACCGCACAAACGGGGGCTTCGGAGGGCGAGGACCCCCTCGCAACGATAGAGGTGGGCGTGGCGCCTACCGTGGTAACAGGGGTGGAGGCTCGTTTAATCAGCCATTACAGAACGCAG GATTCGGCACCTACGAAAACAAAGACAGCAACTGGGGAGGAGGGCAGCCGCGGGACGCCGCCTACAGCAGCTTTGGAGGCCGGACTGATCGCTCCAAGTCCGCCTTCTTCAACGACCGTGGGGCCGGCTCAAGAGGAAG ATACGAGCGCGGCGGCTTCGGTGGCGGTGGAGGAAACAGCCGCTGGGCGGAGGACGCCAGAGAAGACGATTGGTCCAAACCCACTGCTCCCAACGAACGCCTGGAGCG TGAACTCTTCGCTGGAAGCAACACTGGGATCAACTTTGAGAAGTACGATGATATTCCCGTGGAGGCCACTGGGAACAAATGCCCACCCCACATCGAGAGT TTCCATGACGTGGAAATGGGGGAGATCATCATGGGGAACATCGATCTGAGCCGCTACACTCGTCCCACTCCAGTCCAGAAGTACGCTATCCCCATCATCAAGGCCAAGAGGGACCTGATGGCCTGTGCCCAGACTG GCTCTGGTAAGACGGCTGCCTTCTTGCTGCCCGTGCTGAGTCAGATCTACACTGAGGGTCCAGGAGACGCTCTGCAGGCTGCCAAAGGCGGTGGACAG gacaATGGAAGGTACGGCCGTCGTAAGCAGTACCCGATCTCCCTGGTGTTGGCCCCCACCAGAGAACTGGCCCTGCAGATCTATGACGAGGCGAGGAAG TTTGCCTATCGCTCACACGTGCGTCCCTGTGTGGTGTACGGCGGCGCTGACATTGGTCAGCAGATCAGGGAACTGGAGAGaggctgccacctgctggtagcCACACCCGGCCGTCTGGTGGATATGATGGAGAGGGGAAAGATCGGCCTGGAATATTGCAA CTACCTGGTCCTGGATGAGGCTGACCGCATGTTGGACATGGGTTTTGAGCCTCAGATCAGACGCATCGTGGAGCAGGACACGATGCCACCCAAAGGCATTCGTCACACCATGATGTTCAGTGCCACCTTCCCCAAGGAGATCCAG ATCCTGGCTCGTGATTTCCTGGAGGACTACATTTTCCTGGCTGTGGGTCGCGTTGGTTCTACCTCAGAAAACATCACCCAGAAGGTGGTGTGGGTGGAGGAGCCGGACAAGAGGTCCTTCCTCCTGGACCTGCTCAACGCCACAG TTATTCCCACTGAGGTTCAGGACAATGTGACAGAGCCCCCAGAGAAGCCGG GTAAAGACTCGCTGACGCTGGTGTTTGTGGAAACCAAGAAAGGCGCTGACGCCCTGGAGGACTTCCTGTACTGCGAAGGCTACGCCTGCACCAGCATCCACGGGGACAGATCCCAGAGAGACCGAGAGGAGGCGCTGCATCAGTTCCGCTCCGGACGCAGCCCCATCTTAGTGGCCACAGCC GTGGCTGCTCGAGGTCTGGACATCTCCAACGTGAAGCACGTCATAAACTTTGACTTGCCCAGTGACATTGAGGAGTACGTTCACCGTATTGGCCGTACGGGACGTGTGGGCAACCTCG GTCTGGCCACGTCGTTCTTTAAcgacaaaaacagcaacataacCAAAGATTTGCTGGACATCCTCGGGGAGGCGAAGCAGGAGGTTCCCTCCTGGTTGGAGAGTCTCGCCTACGACCACCAGCACAAGAGCAGCGGCCGCGGACGCTCCAAGAG GTTCTCTGGTGGTTTCGGAGCTCGGGATTACCGTCAGACGCCCGGCGGCGCTGCAAACTTCGGTGGAAGCCGCGGAGGTCGTAGCACGGGAGGTCACGGAGGAAACCGCGGCTTCGGTGGAG GCGGCTTCGGCGGAAACTTCTACGGCAATGACGGCTACGGAGGAAACTACAGTCACTCTGGTAGTGTGGATTGGTGGGGCAACTAG
- the LOC122762895 gene encoding putative ATP-dependent RNA helicase an3 isoform X2: protein MSHVVIDNQHGLDQQLAALDLNSADGQGGGTGRRYIPPHLRNKDASKNAGNAYSAGRQCGYSVAPVNLYAPGWDGGRSNGFVNGYHDNRTNGGFGGRGPPRNDRGGRGAYRGNRGGGSFNQPLQNAGFGTYENKDSNWGGGQPRDAAYSSFGGRTDRSKSAFFNDRGAGSRGRYERGGFGGGGGNSRWAEDAREDDWSKPTAPNERLERELFAGSNTGINFEKYDDIPVEATGNKCPPHIESFHDVEMGEIIMGNIDLSRYTRPTPVQKYAIPIIKAKRDLMACAQTGSGKTAAFLLPVLSQIYTEGPGDALQAAKGGGQDNGRYGRRKQYPISLVLAPTRELALQIYDEARKFAYRSHVRPCVVYGGADIGQQIRELERGCHLLVATPGRLVDMMERGKIGLEYCNYLVLDEADRMLDMGFEPQIRRIVEQDTMPPKGIRHTMMFSATFPKEIQILARDFLEDYIFLAVGRVGSTSENITQKVVWVEEPDKRSFLLDLLNATGKDSLTLVFVETKKGADALEDFLYCEGYACTSIHGDRSQRDREEALHQFRSGRSPILVATAVAARGLDISNVKHVINFDLPSDIEEYVHRIGRTGRVGNLGLATSFFNDKNSNITKDLLDILGEAKQEVPSWLESLAYDHQHKSSGRGRSKRFSGGFGARDYRQTPGGAANFGGSRGGRSTGGHGGNRGFGGGGFGGNFYGNDGYGGNYSHSGSVDWWGN, encoded by the exons CAGGAAATGCTTATTCCGCTGGTAGACAGTGCGGTTATTCAGTGGCACCAGTAAATCTCT ACGCTCCAGGATGGGACGGCGGACGCAGCAACGGATTTGTGAACGGTTACCACGACAACCGCACAAACGGGGGCTTCGGAGGGCGAGGACCCCCTCGCAACGATAGAGGTGGGCGTGGCGCCTACCGTGGTAACAGGGGTGGAGGCTCGTTTAATCAGCCATTACAGAACGCAG GATTCGGCACCTACGAAAACAAAGACAGCAACTGGGGAGGAGGGCAGCCGCGGGACGCCGCCTACAGCAGCTTTGGAGGCCGGACTGATCGCTCCAAGTCCGCCTTCTTCAACGACCGTGGGGCCGGCTCAAGAGGAAG ATACGAGCGCGGCGGCTTCGGTGGCGGTGGAGGAAACAGCCGCTGGGCGGAGGACGCCAGAGAAGACGATTGGTCCAAACCCACTGCTCCCAACGAACGCCTGGAGCG TGAACTCTTCGCTGGAAGCAACACTGGGATCAACTTTGAGAAGTACGATGATATTCCCGTGGAGGCCACTGGGAACAAATGCCCACCCCACATCGAGAGT TTCCATGACGTGGAAATGGGGGAGATCATCATGGGGAACATCGATCTGAGCCGCTACACTCGTCCCACTCCAGTCCAGAAGTACGCTATCCCCATCATCAAGGCCAAGAGGGACCTGATGGCCTGTGCCCAGACTG GCTCTGGTAAGACGGCTGCCTTCTTGCTGCCCGTGCTGAGTCAGATCTACACTGAGGGTCCAGGAGACGCTCTGCAGGCTGCCAAAGGCGGTGGACAG gacaATGGAAGGTACGGCCGTCGTAAGCAGTACCCGATCTCCCTGGTGTTGGCCCCCACCAGAGAACTGGCCCTGCAGATCTATGACGAGGCGAGGAAG TTTGCCTATCGCTCACACGTGCGTCCCTGTGTGGTGTACGGCGGCGCTGACATTGGTCAGCAGATCAGGGAACTGGAGAGaggctgccacctgctggtagcCACACCCGGCCGTCTGGTGGATATGATGGAGAGGGGAAAGATCGGCCTGGAATATTGCAA CTACCTGGTCCTGGATGAGGCTGACCGCATGTTGGACATGGGTTTTGAGCCTCAGATCAGACGCATCGTGGAGCAGGACACGATGCCACCCAAAGGCATTCGTCACACCATGATGTTCAGTGCCACCTTCCCCAAGGAGATCCAG ATCCTGGCTCGTGATTTCCTGGAGGACTACATTTTCCTGGCTGTGGGTCGCGTTGGTTCTACCTCAGAAAACATCACCCAGAAGGTGGTGTGGGTGGAGGAGCCGGACAAGAGGTCCTTCCTCCTGGACCTGCTCAACGCCACAG GTAAAGACTCGCTGACGCTGGTGTTTGTGGAAACCAAGAAAGGCGCTGACGCCCTGGAGGACTTCCTGTACTGCGAAGGCTACGCCTGCACCAGCATCCACGGGGACAGATCCCAGAGAGACCGAGAGGAGGCGCTGCATCAGTTCCGCTCCGGACGCAGCCCCATCTTAGTGGCCACAGCC GTGGCTGCTCGAGGTCTGGACATCTCCAACGTGAAGCACGTCATAAACTTTGACTTGCCCAGTGACATTGAGGAGTACGTTCACCGTATTGGCCGTACGGGACGTGTGGGCAACCTCG GTCTGGCCACGTCGTTCTTTAAcgacaaaaacagcaacataacCAAAGATTTGCTGGACATCCTCGGGGAGGCGAAGCAGGAGGTTCCCTCCTGGTTGGAGAGTCTCGCCTACGACCACCAGCACAAGAGCAGCGGCCGCGGACGCTCCAAGAG GTTCTCTGGTGGTTTCGGAGCTCGGGATTACCGTCAGACGCCCGGCGGCGCTGCAAACTTCGGTGGAAGCCGCGGAGGTCGTAGCACGGGAGGTCACGGAGGAAACCGCGGCTTCGGTGGAG GCGGCTTCGGCGGAAACTTCTACGGCAATGACGGCTACGGAGGAAACTACAGTCACTCTGGTAGTGTGGATTGGTGGGGCAACTAG
- the LOC122762895 gene encoding putative ATP-dependent RNA helicase an3 isoform X3, protein MSHVVIDNQHGLDQQLAALDLNSADGQGGGTGRRYIPPHLRNKDASKNDAPGWDGGRSNGFVNGYHDNRTNGGFGGRGPPRNDRGGRGAYRGNRGGGSFNQPLQNAGFGTYENKDSNWGGGQPRDAAYSSFGGRTDRSKSAFFNDRGAGSRGRYERGGFGGGGGNSRWAEDAREDDWSKPTAPNERLERELFAGSNTGINFEKYDDIPVEATGNKCPPHIESFHDVEMGEIIMGNIDLSRYTRPTPVQKYAIPIIKAKRDLMACAQTGSGKTAAFLLPVLSQIYTEGPGDALQAAKGGGQDNGRYGRRKQYPISLVLAPTRELALQIYDEARKFAYRSHVRPCVVYGGADIGQQIRELERGCHLLVATPGRLVDMMERGKIGLEYCNYLVLDEADRMLDMGFEPQIRRIVEQDTMPPKGIRHTMMFSATFPKEIQILARDFLEDYIFLAVGRVGSTSENITQKVVWVEEPDKRSFLLDLLNATVIPTEVQDNVTEPPEKPGKDSLTLVFVETKKGADALEDFLYCEGYACTSIHGDRSQRDREEALHQFRSGRSPILVATAVAARGLDISNVKHVINFDLPSDIEEYVHRIGRTGRVGNLGLATSFFNDKNSNITKDLLDILGEAKQEVPSWLESLAYDHQHKSSGRGRSKRFSGGFGARDYRQTPGGAANFGGSRGGRSTGGHGGNRGFGGGGFGGNFYGNDGYGGNYSHSGSVDWWGN, encoded by the exons ACGCTCCAGGATGGGACGGCGGACGCAGCAACGGATTTGTGAACGGTTACCACGACAACCGCACAAACGGGGGCTTCGGAGGGCGAGGACCCCCTCGCAACGATAGAGGTGGGCGTGGCGCCTACCGTGGTAACAGGGGTGGAGGCTCGTTTAATCAGCCATTACAGAACGCAG GATTCGGCACCTACGAAAACAAAGACAGCAACTGGGGAGGAGGGCAGCCGCGGGACGCCGCCTACAGCAGCTTTGGAGGCCGGACTGATCGCTCCAAGTCCGCCTTCTTCAACGACCGTGGGGCCGGCTCAAGAGGAAG ATACGAGCGCGGCGGCTTCGGTGGCGGTGGAGGAAACAGCCGCTGGGCGGAGGACGCCAGAGAAGACGATTGGTCCAAACCCACTGCTCCCAACGAACGCCTGGAGCG TGAACTCTTCGCTGGAAGCAACACTGGGATCAACTTTGAGAAGTACGATGATATTCCCGTGGAGGCCACTGGGAACAAATGCCCACCCCACATCGAGAGT TTCCATGACGTGGAAATGGGGGAGATCATCATGGGGAACATCGATCTGAGCCGCTACACTCGTCCCACTCCAGTCCAGAAGTACGCTATCCCCATCATCAAGGCCAAGAGGGACCTGATGGCCTGTGCCCAGACTG GCTCTGGTAAGACGGCTGCCTTCTTGCTGCCCGTGCTGAGTCAGATCTACACTGAGGGTCCAGGAGACGCTCTGCAGGCTGCCAAAGGCGGTGGACAG gacaATGGAAGGTACGGCCGTCGTAAGCAGTACCCGATCTCCCTGGTGTTGGCCCCCACCAGAGAACTGGCCCTGCAGATCTATGACGAGGCGAGGAAG TTTGCCTATCGCTCACACGTGCGTCCCTGTGTGGTGTACGGCGGCGCTGACATTGGTCAGCAGATCAGGGAACTGGAGAGaggctgccacctgctggtagcCACACCCGGCCGTCTGGTGGATATGATGGAGAGGGGAAAGATCGGCCTGGAATATTGCAA CTACCTGGTCCTGGATGAGGCTGACCGCATGTTGGACATGGGTTTTGAGCCTCAGATCAGACGCATCGTGGAGCAGGACACGATGCCACCCAAAGGCATTCGTCACACCATGATGTTCAGTGCCACCTTCCCCAAGGAGATCCAG ATCCTGGCTCGTGATTTCCTGGAGGACTACATTTTCCTGGCTGTGGGTCGCGTTGGTTCTACCTCAGAAAACATCACCCAGAAGGTGGTGTGGGTGGAGGAGCCGGACAAGAGGTCCTTCCTCCTGGACCTGCTCAACGCCACAG TTATTCCCACTGAGGTTCAGGACAATGTGACAGAGCCCCCAGAGAAGCCGG GTAAAGACTCGCTGACGCTGGTGTTTGTGGAAACCAAGAAAGGCGCTGACGCCCTGGAGGACTTCCTGTACTGCGAAGGCTACGCCTGCACCAGCATCCACGGGGACAGATCCCAGAGAGACCGAGAGGAGGCGCTGCATCAGTTCCGCTCCGGACGCAGCCCCATCTTAGTGGCCACAGCC GTGGCTGCTCGAGGTCTGGACATCTCCAACGTGAAGCACGTCATAAACTTTGACTTGCCCAGTGACATTGAGGAGTACGTTCACCGTATTGGCCGTACGGGACGTGTGGGCAACCTCG GTCTGGCCACGTCGTTCTTTAAcgacaaaaacagcaacataacCAAAGATTTGCTGGACATCCTCGGGGAGGCGAAGCAGGAGGTTCCCTCCTGGTTGGAGAGTCTCGCCTACGACCACCAGCACAAGAGCAGCGGCCGCGGACGCTCCAAGAG GTTCTCTGGTGGTTTCGGAGCTCGGGATTACCGTCAGACGCCCGGCGGCGCTGCAAACTTCGGTGGAAGCCGCGGAGGTCGTAGCACGGGAGGTCACGGAGGAAACCGCGGCTTCGGTGGAG GCGGCTTCGGCGGAAACTTCTACGGCAATGACGGCTACGGAGGAAACTACAGTCACTCTGGTAGTGTGGATTGGTGGGGCAACTAG